One Archangium violaceum genomic window, TACCTCGCCGATGGGCTCGGGGCGATCCTGGTGGCACCGCTGGTGCTCTCGTGGGGGGCGGAACGGCCCGGGTCCCGGCGGTCATGGGAGACGCTGGAGCTGGCGGGGTCGATGTTGCTGCTGGCGCTCGTGGCGCACGTCACCTTCGGCGTGCTCGCGCCCGAGGGACTCCTCCTCTCCCTGCCCTATCTCTGCCTGCCCATCCTCCTCTGGGCGGCACTGCGGTCGGGTCCTCGGGGCGCGGCCACCGCCACGCTGGTGCTGGCGGCGTTCGCCGTCTGGCACACCACCTCGGGCCGAGGGCCCTTCGGGGCGCTGCCCGGCAGTGTCCATGAGCGCGTGCTCGCGGTGCAGGTCTTCCTGGCCGTGGCGAGCCTGTCCACGCTGGTGCTGGCGGCGATGGCCTGTGAGCGCCAACGGGTGGAGCAGTCCCAGCGGGTGCTGGCGGAGGCCGGCGCGGTGCTCGCCGAGTCGATGGACCCGAGGGATACCCTGCCGCGCGTGGCCCGGCTCGTCGTACCGGAAGTGGTCTCCGGTTTCGCGCTGTGGCTGGCGGACGAGGACGGGAGGTTCGTCCCGGCGGCGCGGGAGGGGATGACCCCGGAAGAGGAGGCGGGCCTGCTCGTGGGGCTCCGCGGGCTGACCGAACCGTCGCGGCGCCATCTGGGCCCGGAGGGCGCCTCGGTGCTGGTGCGCATCCAGCATCGGGGACGCCTGCTGGGGAGCCTGGCCCTGCTCCAGGCCGGGCACACCCACCCGCTCCGTCCCCGCCTGGTGTCCTTCGCCGAGGACCTGGCCCACCACTGCGCGCTCGCGCTGGCGAACGCCCACCTCTTCGAGCAGTTCCAGGCGGCCATCCATGCCCGTGACGAGTTCATCGCCGTCGCCGCCCACGAGCTGCGCACCCCGCTCACCGCGCTCCAGTTGCAGATGCGGAGCCTCCCGCGTCTGCTGCAGCAGGTCCCCGCCTCCGAGCCGCTCCTCGCGCGCCACCAGTCGTTGGCCCGCCAGGTCTCGCGCCTGGGCCGGCTGGTGGAGAGCCTCCTGGACGTGGGGCGCATCAACACCGGCCAGCTGCGGCTGGAGCGCGAGCCGGTGGACCTGGGCGAGCTGGTGCACGACGTGGTGGAGCACCTCTCCGGGGAACTGGAGCGCGCCGGCTGCGAGGTCTCCGTCTCCGCCCAGGCCCACGTCACCGGCCTGTGGGACCGGACCCGGTTGGAGCAGGTCCTCACCAACCTGTTGGGCAACGCCCTGAAGTTCGGCGCCGGCCAGCCCATCGAGCTCCGGGTGGAGACACGGGGGAGCCGGGCCCGCCTCGTGGTGACGGACCACGGCATCGGGATGAAGCCCGAGGCCCTGGAGCGCATCTTCGGCCGCTTCGAGAGGGCGGTGTCCTCCCGGGAGTATGGCGGCCTCGGGCTGGGCCTCTTCCTCACCCGGCAGATCGTCGAGGCCCACGGGGGCAGCATCCAGGCCCAGGGCCTACCTGGCGAGGGCGCCACCTTCATCCTCGAGCTGCCGACCTCACCGAGCCCCAGCTCCCCTGCCTCCCTGCAGGCCGGCTCGCCCTGGGCCCTGGCGCCCGCGGACCCCCATCCGACGTGAAGGGCAGGGGGGGTGAGCCCCTACCCGCCAGCTCCCTCCGCTGTCCTCCAGTCAACCGATGAAGGGAAATGTTTCCGAGTCCCACCGGATGGCATAGAATCCCCCAACGGGCTGTATCCGTGCGATCTTGCTGGGGCGTCGTCTAATGGCAGGACGTCAGACTTTGAATCTGATTATCAAGGTTCGAATCCTTGCGCCCCAGCCACCCTTCTCTCCCTGATGCCCAAGGACGGTGGGTCGATGCCGCAGCCGCAGAAGGTTCTCCTGCTGGTTTCCGTGGGTGGCCCACCACCAGTGGTCCTCCGGGAATTGGAGGACCCCATTTTACTGCAGCTCGGCGTGCGCTCCGTCGTGAGCAAGACGGTCCTCCCGACGCCCACCTACGCCTTCAACAAGGACCGGGGCCAGTACCACTGCAACGCCATCATGCGCCGGCTGGCGACGGTGCTGGAGCCGGGGCACTCCTTCGTCCTGGGCGTCACGGACGTGGACCTCTTCGTGCCGGACTCGCCCTTCATCCTGGGTGAGGCGGACCGGGAGTCCCGGAGCGCGGTGCTGAGCCTGGCCCGGCTGCGCCAGGGCGCCGACGCCGAGCAGCTCCGGCGCCGGCTCCAGGTGGAAGCCGTCCACCTGGCGGGGCACCTGCTGGGGCTGTCCTTCTGCGAGGACGCCCGGTGCGTGATGTTCTTCGCCCAGGTGCAGCAGGATTGTGATCGCAAGCAGATGTCGCTCTGCAACAACTGCCGCAACGAGCTCAACAAGCTGAACCGCTAGCCGCGCCGGCCCGGGCGCGCGCCCTCTCCCTTCTCGTGCTTGAATGCCGCGCGCGCATGGACGTCTCCATGCGGGCCGGAAACACAGGAGCACGAGCGTATGAAGGCGTTGTTGCGGATTGTCGGGCTGGTGGCGGCCGCGGGGCTGGCCGCATGTGAGCCCATTGATGTGGATCTCGGTGGTGGTGGCGGGGCGGGCGGCGCCTTCAGTCGCGGCTTCGTCTTCGTGCGTGGCGACAGCGCCAGCACGCGTAACGTCTTCGCCGTGGACGACAGCGGGGACCCGAACACCCCCCTGCAGCTGACCACCCAGGGCGGGGCCTACAGCCCCACGGTGTCGCGCAACGGCCGGTCCGTGGCCTTCATCCACAGGACGGGCTCCGTCCACGAGCTGCAGGTGGTGCCCACCACCGGCCAGGGTCAGCCCTCCACGGTGTTTTCCAGCACGAGCACCGCCTGCACGGGAGGTTGCACCAACTTCCGTCACCCCACCTTCAGCCCGAATGGTCAGACGATCGTCTTCACCCTGGACAGGGGCTCCGTCACGCAGCTGGCCCGGGTCAACGCGGACGGCAGCGGCTTCCAGCTCATCCCCAACAGCTCCAACTACTTCTTCGGCCCGACCTCCTTCACGTCGGACGGGTTGGGCCTCATCGCGGCGGGGAGCAGCTACTCCCGGAGCGAGTTCGAGTACCTGCTCCATGTGAACCTGGCGAACGGTCTGACCAATGTGGTCGCCAACGTCCAGGGCGCCGATGGGGCGCAGGTCATCCTCTCGCGCGTCGCGGTGTCCCCGGATGGGTCGAGGGTCGCCTTCGATGCCCGCACCAGCAGCGGCTCGCGCATCTTCGTGGGCACCATCGACGGCCAGCAGCAGATCTTCGACATCACCCAGGTGACCGGGAAGCTCGGGGTGACGGACACCTATCCCAGCTGGCGCGGCAACGCCGAGCTCGGCTTCCTCTCCGATGATGGCGGCAGCGACAACATCTACCGCGTCAGCGCCTCGTCCGTGCGCGGCTCGGGCAACCTCGTGCTCGTCGTCCCGAAGGCCATGGAGCCCTCCTACGGCGGACAGTAGTCACCTCGCGTCCTGATGCACGAAGGCCCGGGGACCCTCTCTTGGGGTCTCCGGGCCTTTCTCTTGGTGCGGCACGGGGTGGCACGTACCCTCACCCCGTCCCTCTCCCAGGGGGAGAGGGGTGCTGTCCGGGGATGACGACTACTCGGGCTTGGCGCTCACCGCGACGCTCGGCGCCACCGTGCCGGTGCCCGTCTTCACCTCCAGGGCGTCCGCCACCAGCTCCGTGATGTCCTTCACCTTGATGAGCTCCTCGCGGCCCGTGTCGTTCACCGCGTCCTTGAGCATCGTCGAGCAGAACGGGCACGCCACCGCCACGATGCCCTTGCCCCCCGGCTCCTTGTAGTCGCCCACCTGCCCCGGCTTCTGCTTGTCCGTGGCCGACGGGTACGGCGTGTTCGGATCCTCCGCGTGCTTGAGCGTCAGCGCCGCCTCGTTGAGCCGGTTGTGGTTGATGCGCGTGCCGATG contains:
- a CDS encoding sensor histidine kinase, coding for MGQGRPRGLSGGLLGRAVLLFGSYFGLKMLSGVFLFRYLESSAIWLPGGLALAVLLRAPRRRWPVYLASIFLADLAILLFHDQDLDLNVVWALGNLLSAVLGAELMRRWLDMPVTLSRPRDVVALVIAGGLLGPLPSATLGVGVVALFEPALDAWSFWRGFLDWYLADGLGAILVAPLVLSWGAERPGSRRSWETLELAGSMLLLALVAHVTFGVLAPEGLLLSLPYLCLPILLWAALRSGPRGAATATLVLAAFAVWHTTSGRGPFGALPGSVHERVLAVQVFLAVASLSTLVLAAMACERQRVEQSQRVLAEAGAVLAESMDPRDTLPRVARLVVPEVVSGFALWLADEDGRFVPAAREGMTPEEEAGLLVGLRGLTEPSRRHLGPEGASVLVRIQHRGRLLGSLALLQAGHTHPLRPRLVSFAEDLAHHCALALANAHLFEQFQAAIHARDEFIAVAAHELRTPLTALQLQMRSLPRLLQQVPASEPLLARHQSLARQVSRLGRLVESLLDVGRINTGQLRLEREPVDLGELVHDVVEHLSGELERAGCEVSVSAQAHVTGLWDRTRLEQVLTNLLGNALKFGAGQPIELRVETRGSRARLVVTDHGIGMKPEALERIFGRFERAVSSREYGGLGLGLFLTRQIVEAHGGSIQAQGLPGEGATFILELPTSPSPSSPASLQAGSPWALAPADPHPT
- a CDS encoding non-proteolytic archaemetzincin-like protein, with translation MPQPQKVLLLVSVGGPPPVVLRELEDPILLQLGVRSVVSKTVLPTPTYAFNKDRGQYHCNAIMRRLATVLEPGHSFVLGVTDVDLFVPDSPFILGEADRESRSAVLSLARLRQGADAEQLRRRLQVEAVHLAGHLLGLSFCEDARCVMFFAQVQQDCDRKQMSLCNNCRNELNKLNR
- a CDS encoding LpqB family beta-propeller domain-containing protein: MKALLRIVGLVAAAGLAACEPIDVDLGGGGGAGGAFSRGFVFVRGDSASTRNVFAVDDSGDPNTPLQLTTQGGAYSPTVSRNGRSVAFIHRTGSVHELQVVPTTGQGQPSTVFSSTSTACTGGCTNFRHPTFSPNGQTIVFTLDRGSVTQLARVNADGSGFQLIPNSSNYFFGPTSFTSDGLGLIAAGSSYSRSEFEYLLHVNLANGLTNVVANVQGADGAQVILSRVAVSPDGSRVAFDARTSSGSRIFVGTIDGQQQIFDITQVTGKLGVTDTYPSWRGNAELGFLSDDGGSDNIYRVSASSVRGSGNLVLVVPKAMEPSYGGQ